The Alnus glutinosa chromosome 7, dhAlnGlut1.1, whole genome shotgun sequence genome includes a region encoding these proteins:
- the LOC133874303 gene encoding protein FAR-RED ELONGATED HYPOCOTYL 1, with product MNETSQNPSEIHSFHVNKGLGNNIADLNKKRKLQAGQLDLPIRKHKCWNRSFASEHVSVFERNPELESIFPPIITGKTEGATVEHESETESMKDSNSFGGDSDSVMSSYEANLPLQYPKTSLFDKPSTSSVNSDSSSSKHAHSSFGSRKDKLASLIGEHPPPHLDGLQAFKNLEEQLLEFCNEVDYTCSEYGNDRIEQCTDKELEDIPCSNGVNPNMFVLSSGRWSVNQDAQSDNRKPTIDQEFEQYFSELML from the exons ATGAACGAAACTAGCCAGAACCCATCTGAGATTCACAG TTTCCATGTCAATAAAGGGCTCGGCAACAACATTGCCGACttgaacaagaaaagaaaattgcagGCAGGGCAATTGGATTTGCCTATACGAAAGCACAAATGCTGGAATCGCAGCTTTGCTTCTGAACATGTCTCTGTGTTTGAAAGAAATCCTGAACTGGAGAGCATATTTCCACCCATAATAACTGGAAAAACAGAGGGAGCAACGGTGGAGCATGAGTCAGAAACTGAATCAATGAAAGATAGCAATAGTTTTGGTGGAGATTCTGACTCTGTGATGTCTTCGTATGAAGCTAATCTCCCACTACAGTACCCAAAAACATCTCTATTCGATAAGCCTTCCACTTCATCTGTTAATAGTGACAGCAGTAGCTCTAAGCATGCCCACTCCTCTTTTGGATCCCGCAAAGACAAACTGGCATCGCTGATTGGTGAGCATCCTCCTCCCCATCTTGATGGACTACAAGCATTTAAGAATCTTGAGGAGCAGCTCCTAGAATTCTGTAACGAAGTGGATTACACTTGCTCAGAATACGGAAACGACCGCATTGAACAGTGTACAGATAAGGAACTTGAAGATATTCCCTGCTCCAATGGGGTTAACCCAAATATGTTTGTTCTTTCATCCGGAAGATGGAGTGTAAACCAAG ATGCTCAATCAGACAATAGGAAACCAACAATTGATCAAGAATTCGAGCAGTACTTTTCCGAGCTTATGCTGTAG